The following coding sequences lie in one Caloenas nicobarica isolate bCalNic1 chromosome 13, bCalNic1.hap1, whole genome shotgun sequence genomic window:
- the SLC23A1 gene encoding solute carrier family 23 member 1, which produces MGTRSGDLAQPQNGNPALAPPHPPGKELPAAGRDPGAGTGPPRPEVDMLYRIEDVPPWYLCILLGFQHYLTCFSGTIAVPFLLAESLCVGKDQLTVSYLIGTIFTCVGITTLIQTTVGIRLPLFQASALAFLVPAKSILALEKWRCPPEEQIYGNWTLPLNTSHVWQPRMREIQGAIVVSSLVEVAIGLLGLPGALLSYIGPLTVTPTVSLIGLSVFQAAGERAGSHWGIAALTIFLIVLFAQYLRHITIRLPGYRRGRGFVLLRVQIFKLFPIILAIMVVWLLCYVLTRTGVFPSQPDAYGYKARTDARGEILSVAPWFRVPYPCQWGLPTVTSAAVLGMFSATLAGIIESIGDYYSCARLAGAPAPPVHAINRGIFTEGISCIIAGLLGTGNGSTSSSPNIGVLGITKVGSRRVIQYGAGIMLVLGTIGKFTALFASLPDPILGGMFCTLFGMITAVGLSNLQFVDMNSSRNLFVLGFAMFFGLTLPNYLDSHPKAINTGVPELDQILTVLLTTEMFVGGTIAFILDNTIPGTQEERGLVQWKAGAHADSAARASLRSYDFPVGMSAVRRSRWLRHVPICPVFTGFKARARGSGAAVADAQDTADGVSACTKV; this is translated from the exons ATGGGGACCCGCTCGGGAGACCTGGCTCAGCCACAG AACGGGAACCCGGCCCTtgcccccccacacccccccggGAAGGAGCTGCCCGCGGCGGGCAGG GACCCGGGGGCAGGCACGGGGCCCCCCCGGCCGGAGGTGGACATGCTGTACCGGATCGAGGACGTGCCCCCCTGGTACCTCTGCATCCTGCTCGGCTTCCAG cacTACCTGACCTGCTTCAGCGGCACCATCGCCGTCCCCTTCCTGCTGGCCGAGAGCCTGTGCGTGGGCAAGGACCAGCTCACCGTCAGCTACCTCATCGGCACCATCTTCACCTGCGTCGGCATCACCACCCTCATCCAGACCACCGTGGGCATCAG gCTGCCCCTGTTCCAGGCCAGCGCGCTGGCCTTCCTCGTCCCCGCCAAGTCCATCCTGGCGCTGGAGAAGTGGCGATGCCCCCCGGAAG AGCAGATCTACGGCAACTGGACCCTGCCGCTCAACACCTCCCATGTGTGGCAGCCCCGCATGCGAGAG atCCAGGGGGCCATCGTGGTGTCCAGCCTGGTGGAGGTGGCCATcgggctgctggggctccccGGGGCGCTGCTCAGCTACATTGGGCCGCTGACTGTCACCCCCACCGTGTCCCTCATCGGACTCTCAGTCTTCCAGGCGGCGGGCGAGCGGGCTGGCTCCCACTGGGGCATCGCCGCGTT gACCATCTTCCTGATCGTGCTGTTTGCCCAGTACCTGCGGCACATCACCATCCGCCTGCCCGGCTACCGGCGCGGCCGCGGCTTCGTCCTGCTCCGCGTCCAGATCTTCAAGCTGTTCCCA ATCATCCTGGCCATCATGGTGGTGTGGCTGCTCTGCTACGTGCTGACACGCACTGGGGTCTTCCCCAGCCAGCCCGACGCGTACGGCTACAAGGCCCGGACGGATGCCCGGGGGGAGATCCTGTCCGTGGCCCCCTGGTTTCGGGTCCCCTACCCCT GTCAGTGGGGTCTGCCCACAGTGACCTCGGCAGCCGTGCTGGGCATGTTCAGCGCCACGCTGGCAGGCATCATCGAGTCCATCGGGGACTACTACTCCTGTGCCCGGCTGGCAGgagcccccgctccccccgtGCACGCCATCAACAG GGGCATTTTCACAGAAGGCATCTCCTGCATCATCGCGGGGCTGCTGGGAACCGGCAACGGCTCCACGTCCTCCAGCCCCAACATCGGCGTCCTGGGCATCACCAAG gtggggagcaggagggtgaTACAATATGGGGCCGGCATCATGCTCGTCTTGGGCACCATCGGCAAGTTCACAGCGCTGTTCGCCTCCCTGCCCGACCCCATCCTCGGCGGGATGTTCTGCACCTTGTTCG GCATGATCACGGCCGTCGGCCTCTCCAACCTGCAGTTTGTGGACATGAACTCCTCCCGCAACCTCTTCGTGCTGGGTTTCGCCATGTTTTTCGGGCTGACGCTGCCAAACTACCTGGATTCGCACCCCAAGGCCATTAACACAG GTGTCCCCGAGCTGGACCAGATACTGACGGTGCTGCTAACGACGGAGATGTTCGTCGGGGGAACCATCGCCTTCATCCTGGACAACACCATCCCGG GGACGCAGGAGGAGCGAGGGCTGGTGCAGTGGAAGGCGGGCGCGCACGCAGACAGCGCAGCCAGAGCCAGCCTGAGGAGCTACGACTTCCCGGTGGGGATGAGCGCGGTGCGGAGGAGCCGGTGGCTGCGGCACGTGCCCATCTGCCCCGTGTTCACCGGGTTTAAGGCCCGGGCGAGGGGCAGCGGCGCGGCGGTCGCGGATGCGCAGGACACGGCAGACGGGGTCTCCGCGTGCACCAAGGTCTGA
- the PAIP2 gene encoding polyadenylate-binding protein-interacting protein 2 — MKDPSRSSTSPSIISEDVIINGHSHEDDNPFAEYMWMENEEEFNRQIEEELWEEEFIERCFQEMLEEEEEHEWFIPARDLPQTMDQIQDQFNDLVISDSSSLEDLVVKSNLNPNAKEFVPGVKYLNI; from the exons ATGAAAGACCCAAGTCGCAGCAGCACTAGCCCGAGCATCATCAGTGAAGACGTGATCATCAATGGTCACTCTCACGAAGACGACAATCCCTTTGCGGAGTACATGTGGATGGAAAACGAAGAGGAATTTAACCGGCAG ATCGAAGAGGAGTTGTGGGAAGAAGAGTTTATCGAGCGCTGCttccaggagatgctggaagaagaggaggagcaTGAATGGTTTATTCCAGCGCGTGATCTCCCGCAAACGATGGATCAAATCCAGGACCAGTTCAATGACCTTGTTATCAGTGACAGCTCATCACTGGAGGATCTGGTG GTCAAGAGTAATCTGAATCCAAACGCAAAGGAGTTTGTTCCTGGGGTGAAGTACTTAAATATTTGA